The Pseudomonadota bacterium genome includes a window with the following:
- a CDS encoding cobyric acid synthase, with protein sequence MNSTPALMIQGTGSNVGKSVIAAGLCRLFARRSLSVLPFKPQNMSNNAAVTVDGGEIGRAQALQAQAAGFEPSVHMNPVLLKPQSDVGSQIVVQGKVWATMKAAEYGARKAELMEAVLESFARLEAEADLIVVEGAGSPAEINLRDGDIANMGFAHAANVPVVLCADIDRGGVIASVVGTQAILQAEDAALIKGFFINRFRGDPSLFDDGLRAIEDHTGWPSFGVIPWFEDARHLPAEDVLGLASGGGGNTVIAVPRLGRIANFDDLDPLRMEPAVDLRIIEPGDPLPENAKAVILPGSKSTLADLKAFHENGWADDLRAHVARGGHVVGLCGGYQMLGRTVADPGGVEGPAESVEGLGLLDVDTVLAKDKTTRAAEGVHRQSGLKVRGYEIHLGQTTGGNWNRSMIWTPSGADGMVSEDGRIMGTYLHGVFGSDDFRAWFLGQLGATSTLAYTERVEAALDGLAAHLDKHLDVDGLLGIAKAR encoded by the coding sequence ATGAACTCCACCCCCGCATTGATGATCCAGGGCACCGGCTCAAACGTCGGCAAATCCGTCATTGCAGCCGGGCTTTGCCGGCTCTTTGCGCGGCGCAGCTTAAGCGTCCTGCCGTTCAAACCGCAAAACATGTCGAACAATGCGGCGGTGACCGTCGATGGCGGTGAGATAGGCCGGGCGCAGGCGTTGCAAGCGCAGGCTGCGGGCTTTGAACCATCTGTCCACATGAACCCGGTGCTCCTGAAGCCGCAAAGCGACGTCGGCAGCCAGATCGTCGTCCAGGGGAAGGTCTGGGCGACCATGAAGGCGGCCGAATACGGCGCGCGCAAAGCAGAGTTGATGGAAGCCGTTCTCGAAAGCTTCGCACGGCTCGAAGCCGAGGCTGATCTGATTGTTGTTGAAGGCGCGGGGAGCCCTGCCGAGATCAATCTGCGAGATGGGGATATCGCCAATATGGGCTTTGCCCACGCCGCGAATGTTCCCGTGGTACTGTGCGCCGATATTGATCGCGGCGGGGTGATCGCGTCGGTGGTCGGAACCCAAGCGATCCTGCAAGCCGAGGACGCGGCCTTGATCAAGGGCTTTTTCATCAACCGTTTTCGCGGTGACCCAAGCCTGTTCGACGACGGGCTACGGGCAATTGAGGACCACACCGGCTGGCCGAGCTTCGGTGTGATTCCGTGGTTCGAAGACGCCCGCCATCTGCCTGCCGAAGATGTTCTGGGCCTCGCCTCGGGCGGTGGAGGCAACACGGTCATCGCCGTTCCGCGTCTTGGCCGGATTGCCAATTTCGATGACCTCGACCCATTGCGGATGGAGCCTGCCGTCGATTTGCGGATCATCGAGCCAGGCGATCCTCTGCCGGAAAATGCCAAAGCGGTTATCCTGCCGGGGTCAAAATCCACGCTCGCTGACCTGAAGGCATTCCACGAGAACGGTTGGGCGGATGATCTGCGGGCTCATGTGGCGCGTGGCGGCCATGTTGTGGGGTTGTGCGGCGGCTACCAGATGCTGGGGCGGACTGTTGCCGACCCCGGCGGGGTCGAGGGCCCCGCCGAGAGTGTCGAGGGCCTAGGTCTGCTCGATGTCGATACCGTGCTTGCCAAAGACAAAACCACTCGCGCCGCCGAAGGGGTCCACCGGCAATCGGGGTTGAAGGTTCGCGGCTATGAGATCCACCTCGGGCAGACGACGGGTGGCAACTGGAACCGCTCGATGATCTGGACGCCTTCCGGCGCCGACGGCATGGTCTCCGAAGATGGGCGCATTATGGGCACCTACCTGCACGGCGTGTTCGGTTCCGACGATTTCCGGGCATGGTTCCTTGGCCAGCTTGGGGCCACATCCACCCTCGCCTACACCGAGCGCGTCGAGGCAGCGCTTGATGGACTTGCGGCACATCTTGATAAGCATCTCGATGTGGACGGGCTTCTGGGAATCGCTAAAGCGCGCTGA
- the cbiB gene encoding adenosylcobinamide-phosphate synthase CbiB codes for MGDWIAANALALMIALLLDAVFGEPPWLWKRLPHPVVLMGKLIKRADERLNDEALPPDERRKKGQAALVQVLLLSVMPVAALWWLLSIIHPVLGVVFSALVGAVLLAQRSLFEHVWAVHAALATKDLDAARAALSMIVGRDTTILDEEGVSRAALESLAENHSDGVIAPAFWMLVGGPLGIIAYKAINTADSMIGYKTERYLDFGRAAAKVDDLANWGPARLSPVIIGLGVLVAKTARRSARLSLPSLRRVLADAPTHASPNAGWPEAAYASALGVALGGPRTYASGTVDAPFINPSGKRDLGARDIQAGLTLFQASCAAMALIVLVLALSAL; via the coding sequence ATGGGTGACTGGATTGCCGCCAACGCGCTCGCGCTGATGATCGCGCTGCTGCTAGATGCGGTTTTCGGTGAGCCACCTTGGCTGTGGAAGCGTCTGCCGCATCCCGTTGTGCTGATGGGTAAGCTGATCAAGCGCGCCGACGAGCGATTGAACGACGAGGCGCTTCCCCCAGACGAGCGCCGCAAGAAAGGGCAGGCGGCTCTTGTCCAGGTGCTGCTCTTGAGTGTTATGCCCGTCGCCGCGCTGTGGTGGCTCCTCTCGATCATTCACCCTGTGCTTGGGGTCGTCTTCAGTGCGCTGGTTGGCGCCGTACTCCTTGCGCAACGCAGCCTGTTCGAACATGTTTGGGCCGTGCATGCCGCGCTTGCGACCAAGGACCTCGACGCTGCTCGCGCTGCGCTTTCGATGATCGTAGGCCGCGATACGACGATCCTTGATGAAGAGGGCGTTTCGCGCGCCGCGCTCGAAAGCCTCGCAGAGAACCATTCGGACGGCGTGATCGCGCCCGCCTTCTGGATGCTCGTCGGCGGACCTTTGGGCATCATCGCCTATAAGGCGATCAACACCGCCGACTCCATGATTGGCTACAAGACCGAGCGTTACCTCGATTTCGGTCGTGCGGCGGCAAAGGTCGATGATCTCGCGAACTGGGGCCCGGCACGGCTATCACCAGTGATTATCGGGCTCGGCGTCCTCGTGGCGAAGACTGCCCGACGGTCCGCCCGCTTGTCGCTGCCCAGCTTGAGGCGCGTCCTTGCAGATGCACCGACCCACGCCTCGCCCAATGCCGGCTGGCCGGAGGCGGCCTATGCGAGCGCGCTGGGCGTAGCGCTCGGCGGGCCGCGTACCTATGCCAGCGGCACGGTGGACGCCCCCTTCATCAATCCATCGGGCAAGCGAGACCTTGGCGCGAGGGACATCCAGGCTGGTTTGACGCTGTTTCAGGCGAGCTGTGCGGCCATGGCGCTGATTGTTCTCGTCCTCGCACTCAGCGCGCTTTAG
- a CDS encoding ABC transporter substrate-binding protein, whose protein sequence is MLARDIPQRIVSLNTCTDQLVLALADPDQIVGLSRFAGDERLSHAADKAQPYPHLPADAEAVLALEPDLVFAGRFTDGATKQMLRRLGLEVIEVPFVRTLEEAQAVIIDVGRAVGRPARSEALIADIDGAFAAAGSQGELTALILQRRGYATGTASLTGDILRRLGIRLASDELVGARGGFADLETVVRADPDILILAQLDSVAEDQGSALLRHPALAERYPSSARMALPERLTLCAGPSLIDAADYIARERDAFLTRLRETGPPDG, encoded by the coding sequence GTGCTCGCGCGAGATATCCCGCAACGGATCGTTTCGCTGAACACGTGCACCGATCAGCTTGTGCTGGCGCTGGCCGATCCTGACCAGATCGTTGGACTGAGCCGGTTTGCCGGTGATGAGCGGCTTTCCCATGCCGCGGACAAAGCGCAGCCCTACCCGCACTTGCCGGCCGACGCTGAAGCTGTTCTCGCACTTGAGCCGGATCTTGTCTTTGCGGGCCGCTTCACCGACGGCGCGACCAAGCAGATGCTGCGACGCCTGGGGCTCGAGGTGATCGAAGTACCCTTTGTGCGCACGCTCGAAGAGGCGCAAGCCGTCATCATCGACGTGGGCAGAGCCGTGGGTCGTCCGGCGCGCAGTGAAGCGCTCATTGCCGACATTGATGGCGCGTTTGCCGCCGCTGGATCGCAGGGTGAGTTGACCGCGCTTATCCTCCAGCGGCGGGGTTACGCCACGGGCACGGCCTCGCTCACCGGCGATATCCTGCGGCGTCTGGGCATTCGGCTGGCCAGTGACGAGCTCGTCGGCGCTCGGGGTGGTTTCGCTGATCTCGAGACCGTCGTGCGGGCTGATCCGGATATTTTGATCCTCGCGCAATTGGATTCGGTCGCTGAGGATCAGGGCAGCGCGCTCTTGCGCCATCCCGCGCTGGCCGAGCGTTATCCCAGCTCTGCAAGAATGGCGCTTCCCGAGCGACTGACCCTGTGCGCCGGTCCGTCACTGATCGACGCGGCAGACTATATCGCCCGCGAGCGCGACGCGTTTTTGACCCGCCTGCGGGAGACCGGGCCCCCGGATGGGTGA